In Legionella cardiaca, a genomic segment contains:
- the tatC gene encoding twin-arginine translocase subunit TatC: MLNYLLELRRRALLVVFFFTAFFFFFFFFANDLFQTLVAPLLGALGSKDSLIATQITSPVLTPLKLAADAAMLCTAPFALLQLWQFIAPGLYRHERYNLRSAILISLSLFLLGMLFCYYIVLPFMFQFFAKAVPLSVRLLPDMAYALDFITRMLLLFGLCFQVPLVCLTLVRLNWVDVDLLKKIRPYIIVAAFTMGMLLTPPDVLSQIMLAVPLCLLYELGLVLATIHSNKLAKATLQTKQSQD; encoded by the coding sequence ATGCTTAACTATTTACTCGAACTTCGTCGTCGTGCTTTGCTGGTAGTCTTCTTTTTTACAGCATTTTTTTTCTTCTTTTTTTTCTTTGCTAATGATTTATTTCAAACACTAGTTGCGCCTTTACTCGGCGCTTTAGGCAGCAAAGACTCTTTAATAGCGACACAAATTACTTCACCTGTATTAACACCGCTAAAACTTGCCGCAGATGCTGCCATGCTTTGTACAGCACCTTTCGCTTTGCTACAGCTTTGGCAATTTATTGCACCAGGGCTCTATAGACATGAACGCTACAACCTTAGGAGCGCTATTTTAATAAGTTTGTCTTTGTTTCTTTTAGGTATGTTATTTTGTTATTACATCGTCTTACCCTTCATGTTCCAATTTTTTGCGAAAGCCGTACCTTTAAGCGTTAGACTATTACCTGATATGGCTTATGCTTTGGATTTTATTACGCGTATGCTTTTGCTATTTGGATTATGTTTTCAAGTCCCACTGGTTTGTTTGACTTTGGTGCGCCTCAACTGGGTTGATGTTGATTTATTAAAAAAAATTAGACCTTACATCATTGTTGCCGCCTTTACTATGGGTATGCTACTCACCCCCCCCGATGTTTTATCGCAAATCATGTTGGCTGTGCCGCTTTGCTTGCTCTATGAATTAGGACTGGTTTTAGCGACTATTCATAGCAATAAGCTTGCTAAAGCTACCTTGCAAACCAAACAATCACAGGATTAA